The following coding sequences are from one Methanohalophilus halophilus window:
- a CDS encoding methanogenesis marker 8 protein, producing the protein MPHVMELLGKTRIVVRDGKVIEVGEPTVKWCPIFDKVRGIKEITPEAARENMEFRIKDFGLFTSKRKLEQDVFVGFGASEVMMTGLNRDMLDTTVTVCDGAGTVITNNPKLVQGMGARISGLIETEPIDAVINGISEKGGIVLDPSTAEINPEGGVLKAAKLGYRRIAVTVVHSENAARLRQLEAEDELDLLIIAAHTTGLGKEEAMELFQHVDITTGCASRQIRELIKPLAQVGTAVPLFALTQKGKEMLLERAKEVESPVLINTMPLPVLPEHKQPRELV; encoded by the coding sequence ATGCCACATGTAATGGAATTGTTGGGAAAGACCAGGATTGTTGTAAGGGATGGCAAAGTCATCGAGGTTGGGGAACCTACCGTAAAATGGTGTCCCATTTTTGATAAGGTGCGTGGAATTAAGGAAATTACTCCAGAAGCTGCCCGGGAAAATATGGAATTTCGGATAAAGGATTTTGGTCTTTTCACATCCAAAAGGAAACTGGAGCAGGATGTATTCGTAGGATTCGGTGCTTCTGAAGTCATGATGACCGGTCTGAATCGGGATATGCTTGATACTACTGTCACCGTGTGCGATGGAGCGGGTACTGTGATCACGAACAACCCTAAACTTGTACAGGGAATGGGTGCCCGTATATCAGGACTGATTGAAACAGAACCCATCGATGCTGTAATTAATGGTATCTCAGAAAAGGGCGGAATTGTACTGGATCCATCCACTGCCGAAATAAACCCGGAGGGGGGTGTACTTAAAGCAGCTAAACTGGGATACAGGAGAATCGCAGTCACTGTGGTCCATTCCGAAAATGCAGCACGCCTGAGACAACTTGAAGCTGAAGATGAATTGGACCTGCTGATCATTGCGGCACATACCACCGGTCTGGGAAAAGAGGAAGCAATGGAACTTTTCCAGCATGTGGACATTACTACAGGGTGTGCTTCCCGCCAGATACGTGAATTAATAAAACCCCTTGCACAGGTAGGTACGGCAGTACCGCTTTTTGCATTAACACAAAAAGGTAAGGAAATGTTGCTTGAAAGGGCAAAGGAAGTGGAATCCCCTGTCCTTATAAATACAATGCCCCTGCCGGTGTTACCGGAACATAAACAACCCCGGGAACTTGTCTGA
- the thiE gene encoding thiamine phosphate synthase, which yields MAFCEALLNDIDFYLVTDSSLSKKGTLSDVKCAVAAGCKIVQYREKDKTTKEMIEEAILIRKICGDDAIFLVNDRIDVALAAGADGVHIGQEDMPIDSARKILGENKIIGLTVHDTDEAIEAERKGADYVGFSPVFDTTTKKDAGMGVGPERIQAVKTIIDIPIVAIGGINKNNCVSVVENGADSLVAISAIVCSDDVRRETGYFIETIRKIKQNSSDRVNVKGK from the coding sequence ATGGCATTCTGCGAAGCTTTGCTTAATGATATCGATTTCTACCTTGTGACTGATTCCAGTCTATCTAAGAAAGGTACATTGTCCGATGTAAAATGTGCAGTAGCGGCCGGGTGTAAGATTGTTCAGTATCGGGAAAAAGACAAGACCACAAAAGAGATGATTGAAGAAGCAATCCTGATCAGGAAAATATGTGGCGATGATGCAATCTTTCTGGTAAACGACCGTATCGATGTAGCCCTGGCTGCAGGAGCTGATGGGGTACATATCGGACAGGAAGATATGCCGATTGATTCTGCGAGAAAGATCCTGGGTGAAAATAAGATAATCGGCCTTACAGTCCATGACACAGATGAAGCAATCGAGGCAGAAAGAAAAGGGGCTGATTATGTGGGTTTCAGTCCGGTTTTTGACACTACTACTAAAAAGGATGCAGGTATGGGTGTTGGACCCGAAAGGATTCAGGCGGTGAAAACGATAATTGATATCCCGATTGTTGCCATAGGGGGTATCAATAAAAACAACTGTGTTTCAGTTGTTGAAAATGGAGCGGATAGTTTGGTTGCTATTTCCGCAATCGTTTGCAGTGATGATGTAAGGAGAGAAACAGGTTATTTCATTGAAACTATCCGCAAAATAAAGCAAAATTCCTCAGACAGAGTTAATGTAAAGGGGAAATAA
- a CDS encoding LabA-like NYN domain-containing protein, which produces MFSSQKLAVFVDVQNMFYSARNIHYGRLDYEKLLHAAVMERKLTRAIAYLVETPDIDQSGFKSFIGSIGWEVKSKALKVRPDGSTKGDWDMGIAIDAISIAPKVDTVVLVSGDGDFVDLINHLKAIGVRVEVHSFKESTAEELINAATAHYSIERRMLLDR; this is translated from the coding sequence ATGTTTAGCAGCCAAAAATTAGCAGTTTTTGTAGACGTGCAGAATATGTTCTATTCTGCCAGAAATATCCATTATGGGAGACTTGATTATGAAAAACTTTTACATGCCGCCGTAATGGAAAGAAAATTGACAAGGGCAATAGCCTATCTTGTCGAAACCCCGGATATCGACCAGTCAGGTTTTAAGAGTTTTATTGGTTCAATTGGATGGGAAGTAAAAAGCAAGGCCCTGAAGGTCAGACCTGATGGTTCCACCAAGGGAGATTGGGATATGGGTATAGCAATTGATGCGATATCCATTGCACCTAAAGTAGACACCGTTGTGCTTGTAAGTGGAGATGGCGATTTTGTCGATCTGATAAACCACCTAAAAGCTATTGGTGTACGGGTTGAAGTCCACTCTTTTAAAGAAAGTACAGCCGAAGAACTTATTAACGCAGCTACAGCCCATTATTCAATTGAAAGAAGGATGTTACTGGATAGATAA
- a CDS encoding YihY/virulence factor BrkB family protein, whose translation MKSISGLFRETLVQWNEDDGITSSAALSFYLIVSLPAIILFSVSVGSYFLKARHLESAIIGYIDLIAGDALINMVEILLNQIPDIASLTAGAAISFLLLVWAGGNLFRQFKKIIDNMWGASSSGSDWLHNFLKKSLASVIGVFVVGFLLVLNTFVEAFFLMGYGLLGELLPFNLKIIQYASSFSNFLILLVLFIYIYRVLPEARIGMRYVLEGSFFTVSLITIAKYFFAFYLSHGNITTVYGAIGSIIGFLLWVYFSFIAVTFVAEMINVRSKSVNSNTSV comes from the coding sequence ATGAAATCAATATCCGGACTCTTTAGGGAAACACTGGTACAATGGAATGAAGATGACGGTATAACCAGCAGTGCGGCTCTTTCATTTTATCTTATCGTAAGCCTGCCTGCCATAATCTTGTTCTCCGTTTCCGTAGGAAGTTATTTCTTGAAGGCACGTCATCTGGAGTCTGCCATAATCGGCTACATCGATCTGATAGCAGGAGATGCATTAATAAATATGGTGGAGATTCTCCTTAACCAGATACCCGATATTGCATCCCTGACCGCCGGGGCAGCTATAAGTTTCCTTCTCCTTGTATGGGCCGGTGGGAACCTTTTCAGGCAGTTCAAAAAGATAATTGATAATATGTGGGGAGCCTCCAGTTCTGGATCAGACTGGTTGCATAATTTCCTGAAAAAAAGCCTTGCATCTGTGATAGGAGTGTTTGTGGTCGGGTTTTTGCTGGTATTGAACACATTTGTTGAAGCATTTTTCCTGATGGGATATGGTTTACTGGGTGAGTTACTCCCCTTTAACCTGAAAATCATACAATATGCCAGTTCGTTTTCGAATTTCCTCATCCTCCTGGTGCTATTCATATATATTTACAGGGTCTTGCCTGAGGCCAGAATAGGCATGCGATATGTCTTAGAGGGTTCATTTTTCACAGTATCACTGATTACAATAGCCAAGTATTTTTTCGCCTTTTACCTTTCTCATGGCAATATAACCACAGTTTACGGAGCAATAGGTTCCATCATCGGATTTTTGCTCTGGGTATATTTTTCATTTATAGCAGTGACCTTTGTAGCGGAGATGATCAATGTACGCTCAAAGAGTGTCAATAGTAACACATCTGTTTAA
- a CDS encoding UbiA family prenyltransferase, producing the protein MIQMEIDRQIIPHMKISPTNIWKEFIFQGHLFAAGAIGVVYMSSILCDIPIGLDFIIAIYMMFYAIYFYDYIQGANEDRITNPERSEYINNQNKNNDFIFPLYAAILAMGSIYILWSDIINMVIGFAILVLGVLYHSCFKKLTKFIPAFKNIYVATVWALLVFVLLNYYSYPITNTAILISVFIFLKVLSIQILFDIRDIEGDKKKGLLTLPILIGEKYSIVLNILNILNFFTIAIFAYGIFTNIIPAISIMILVIFFYEFSYINQIKKEKSVTAHYMMAACEPVLWALLIQSGNLCVNLLHTSSNLL; encoded by the coding sequence ATGATACAAATGGAAATTGATAGGCAGATAATTCCACATATGAAAATATCACCTACCAATATCTGGAAGGAATTCATATTCCAGGGACATTTGTTTGCTGCAGGCGCGATTGGTGTTGTTTATATGTCTTCAATACTTTGCGACATACCAATAGGCCTGGATTTCATAATAGCAATTTATATGATGTTTTATGCAATTTACTTTTATGACTACATACAGGGGGCAAATGAAGACAGGATAACAAATCCCGAAAGGTCTGAATACATAAATAATCAGAACAAAAATAACGATTTCATTTTTCCCCTATATGCAGCCATCCTTGCAATGGGTTCCATTTACATTTTATGGAGCGACATTATAAACATGGTTATTGGATTTGCCATTCTCGTTCTGGGAGTGCTTTACCATTCCTGCTTCAAAAAACTCACAAAATTTATTCCTGCATTCAAGAATATTTATGTAGCAACAGTGTGGGCATTGTTGGTTTTTGTACTTTTGAATTATTATTCCTATCCAATTACGAATACTGCAATCCTGATTTCAGTTTTTATATTCTTGAAAGTACTAAGTATACAGATTCTTTTTGATATAAGGGACATTGAGGGAGACAAAAAAAAAGGTTTATTGACGTTACCCATATTAATTGGGGAAAAATACAGTATTGTTCTGAATATACTTAATATACTGAACTTTTTTACAATAGCAATATTTGCATATGGAATATTCACCAATATCATACCAGCAATTTCCATCATGATACTGGTTATTTTCTTTTATGAATTCAGTTATATAAATCAAATAAAAAAGGAAAAAAGTGTTACAGCACATTACATGATGGCAGCCTGCGAACCCGTTTTATGGGCACTCCTTATCCAATCAGGTAACCTATGTGTGAATCTCCTGCATACTTCATCCAATCTGCTATAA
- a CDS encoding NosD domain-containing protein, with protein sequence MQIKLLMVSVIALTLLSSAAMADEITVDDSGSGNYTTIQDAVNAANDTDTIFVYPGTYIENVDVNKSVIIISQSGESDNTKVQAASSADYVFNVTRDNVTIKGFEVTGGEQGIYLDRVQNNTLTDNNVSYNNNGIILYRSSNNNLTNNNVLNNLYGISLGFSRNNNLTSNIVCNSSSSGIQLVSSGSNIIYDNYFNNTINIQMSDSAGNSWNIAKTSGPNIVGGPSIGGNYWAHPDGTGHSETCTDASNDGFCDSSFYISGSDIDYLPLTVNATIDIEKHTNGEDADERNGPYIRWNYEVRWDFYISNTGNVNLTNVVVEDNKCGIVGIIPILMPGESVQFTETTSALLGLQKTKATATGTPKVGPDVMDYDRSYYFGHDSQPAFDIPTAQPLLTAGFLGIAVVLFMRRKHK encoded by the coding sequence ATGCAGATCAAACTTTTGATGGTCAGCGTGATAGCACTGACATTACTTTCATCAGCGGCAATGGCGGATGAAATTACTGTGGATGATAGTGGTAGTGGGAATTATACAACAATTCAGGACGCCGTAAATGCGGCAAATGACACCGATACAATCTTTGTTTACCCAGGGACCTATATAGAAAATGTGGATGTGAACAAATCGGTAATCATAATCTCACAATCCGGGGAATCGGATAATACCAAAGTTCAGGCGGCTTCTTCAGCAGATTATGTTTTCAATGTGACCAGGGATAATGTCACGATCAAAGGATTTGAAGTAACAGGTGGTGAGCAAGGTATATACCTTGATAGAGTCCAGAACAACACACTTACTGACAACAATGTATCGTACAACAATAATGGCATTATTCTTTATAGATCCAGTAATAACAATTTGACTAATAACAATGTATTGAATAATCTTTATGGAATAAGTCTTGGCTTTTCCAGAAACAACAACTTGACCAGCAACATCGTATGCAACAGCAGTTCATCAGGTATTCAATTGGTAAGTAGTGGTAGTAATATTATTTATGACAACTATTTCAATAATACAATTAACATTCAGATGTCCGATAGTGCTGGCAATTCCTGGAATATCGCAAAAACATCAGGTCCTAACATTGTAGGTGGACCTTCCATTGGTGGTAACTACTGGGCACATCCTGATGGTACAGGACATAGCGAGACCTGTACAGATGCAAGCAATGATGGCTTCTGTGATTCATCTTTTTACATCAGTGGAAGTGACATTGATTATCTTCCTCTCACGGTCAATGCAACCATTGATATTGAAAAACATACCAATGGCGAGGATGCTGATGAAAGAAATGGCCCATACATCAGGTGGAATTATGAGGTAAGATGGGATTTTTACATCAGCAATACCGGCAATGTCAACCTGACAAATGTTGTGGTGGAGGATAATAAATGTGGTATTGTGGGTATCATTCCCATACTTATGCCAGGGGAATCTGTTCAATTCACAGAGACGACTTCTGCATTGCTGGGTCTGCAAAAGACCAAAGCAACAGCCACCGGAACACCGAAAGTAGGTCCAGATGTAATGGACTATGACCGCAGTTACTATTTCGGGCATGATTCACAGCCGGCTTTCGATATCCCGACTGCCCAACCGTTATTGACTGCGGGCTTCCTTGGTATAGCAGTTGTACTTTTTATGAGAAGAAAACACAAATAA
- the thiM gene encoding hydroxyethylthiazole kinase — protein MKDALKTLRETKPLVHHITNWVTIYDCANITRAFGALPVMAHAIEECADMTKISSALVLNIGTLTSELIESMIISTKTANEKQIPVVLDIVGVGATQFRNQMAAKILDSAHVDIVKGNYSEIAKLAGENARTKGVEATSISADPGWLAKNLATSRYCTVVMTGKEDIVSDGSRIFSIKNGHAEMGSIVGTGCMAASIIGSFAALNDDFCDAAIDALSFFGVAGEFAAAKSAGSGSFKMHLYDEVSGLTDEKAVPMTNVESIED, from the coding sequence ATGAAGGATGCATTAAAAACACTGAGAGAAACAAAACCATTGGTCCATCATATTACCAACTGGGTTACAATTTATGACTGTGCAAATATAACAAGAGCTTTTGGTGCTCTTCCCGTAATGGCTCATGCTATAGAAGAATGTGCTGATATGACTAAGATTTCCTCAGCTCTTGTACTTAACATCGGAACCCTGACGTCTGAACTTATCGAATCCATGATAATTTCCACAAAGACTGCAAACGAAAAACAAATTCCTGTGGTACTCGATATAGTAGGAGTAGGTGCAACCCAATTCAGAAACCAAATGGCTGCAAAGATCCTTGATAGTGCTCATGTTGATATCGTTAAAGGCAACTATTCTGAGATTGCAAAACTGGCAGGTGAAAATGCCCGGACAAAAGGAGTTGAAGCAACTTCTATCAGTGCTGATCCCGGCTGGCTTGCAAAGAATTTGGCCACATCCAGATATTGTACTGTTGTGATGACCGGCAAGGAAGATATAGTCAGTGATGGTTCAAGGATATTTTCCATAAAAAATGGCCATGCAGAAATGGGTTCAATTGTGGGCACCGGTTGCATGGCTGCTTCAATAATTGGTTCATTTGCAGCCCTGAACGATGATTTCTGTGATGCAGCAATAGATGCTTTGTCTTTCTTTGGGGTTGCCGGGGAATTTGCGGCTGCCAAGTCAGCAGGCAGCGGTAGTTTCAAGATGCATTTGTATGATGAAGTATCCGGTCTCACTGATGAAAAAGCAGTACCTATGACTAATGTTGAGAGTATTGAAGATTGA
- a CDS encoding MFS transporter: MRENQHSIDRQLYILSFSKIFKDLATGMLLFFIPLYAARLDVGIIAEMPVVLKAGIATAAFGIANSLSQPVMGRLSDRLNRRKDFLVVGYVIYTLLCLSYPYTSSLESLTLLRVIQGIAIGATVPAIVAMVTHLSTSSVRGQAIGIYSSLRGFAFGIGSIIAGGILAISSFDVGFYICGFLVLVTLILVQFFVKETAPPPKEPETVDHSSQKEYYILAIAIFMMMVGITIVLSLLPAYQQRLQTGEFYLSLAVSAYVISRIVFQTPMGILSDRIERKWIIISGIAVNALIVIGLGYVIHIEELIILRIMQGISMAAVETPLMALAVDMTGGHSTGSRISIITSAQAAGMATGPLFGGILAGYVSFETPFHICAILILISGLLILKGIHTENLQEWTP; the protein is encoded by the coding sequence ATGAGAGAAAACCAGCACTCTATTGACAGGCAACTCTATATCCTGTCTTTTTCCAAGATATTCAAAGATCTGGCAACAGGTATGCTATTGTTTTTCATACCTCTGTACGCTGCCAGGCTTGATGTAGGAATAATAGCAGAGATGCCTGTAGTACTGAAAGCGGGGATTGCAACTGCAGCTTTTGGAATTGCAAACTCACTGTCCCAGCCTGTTATGGGCCGCTTGAGTGACCGCCTCAACAGAAGAAAAGATTTTCTCGTTGTGGGATATGTCATTTACACCCTTCTCTGTTTATCCTATCCCTATACTTCCTCACTTGAGAGCCTGACCTTGCTGCGTGTTATACAGGGAATTGCCATTGGAGCAACAGTTCCTGCAATTGTAGCAATGGTTACCCACCTTTCCACTTCATCTGTAAGGGGCCAGGCAATCGGAATATACTCAAGCCTGAGGGGATTTGCTTTTGGAATAGGTTCCATCATCGCCGGGGGAATACTGGCGATATCAAGCTTTGACGTTGGATTCTATATATGTGGATTTCTTGTACTGGTAACTTTGATATTGGTGCAATTTTTCGTAAAAGAAACCGCACCACCACCAAAAGAACCTGAAACCGTGGATCATTCCAGCCAGAAAGAGTACTATATTCTCGCAATTGCAATTTTCATGATGATGGTAGGGATTACTATCGTCCTATCCCTCCTGCCAGCCTACCAGCAGAGGCTTCAGACTGGTGAGTTTTACCTCAGCCTGGCAGTTTCAGCCTATGTAATATCCCGTATTGTATTCCAGACACCAATGGGAATTCTGTCCGATCGCATCGAACGCAAATGGATAATTATCTCAGGTATTGCAGTAAATGCCCTGATTGTTATCGGATTGGGATATGTAATACATATTGAAGAGTTAATAATACTGCGAATCATGCAAGGAATATCAATGGCCGCGGTTGAAACACCCTTGATGGCATTGGCAGTGGACATGACAGGCGGGCATTCAACAGGCAGCCGGATAAGCATAATTACAAGTGCTCAGGCGGCAGGTATGGCAACCGGACCCCTCTTTGGGGGAATACTGGCCGGCTATGTCTCATTCGAGACACCATTCCATATATGTGCGATATTGATATTGATTTCAGGGTTATTAATACTAAAAGGGATTCATACAGAAAACCTTCAAGAATGGACACCATAA
- a CDS encoding PLDc N-terminal domain-containing protein yields the protein MVLEEIWGIVTLLATIWVIYDVFTNNRMLSTMMKIIWVLAALLFGVLGAIAYYFIGKKR from the coding sequence ATGGTATTAGAAGAAATATGGGGGATCGTAACCTTACTGGCTACCATATGGGTAATATACGATGTATTTACCAATAATAGAATGCTTAGTACCATGATGAAAATCATATGGGTATTAGCTGCATTGTTATTTGGTGTACTTGGAGCTATAGCTTACTATTTCATTGGCAAAAAAAGGTGA
- a CDS encoding phenylacetate--CoA ligase family protein — MKYWQPEYETMKKDEMRQLQLKRLKKTAASVYENVPFYNDKFKELGVSPENISSVDDITNLPITKKPDLRANYPFGLFATPKKDVVRIHASSGTSGKPTVVGYTESDIRTWADMMARDLKMAGVGPDDVFQNSLNYGLFTGGLGFHNGAERLGAMTVPAGTGNTARQLEMMQDFGVTVINCTPSYALYLAETAEEMDILDKLSLRIGTFGGEPWSSSTRKDIENVFGMKAYDSYGLSELIGPGVAFECEEQDGLHIWDDHFLVEVLDSNGEQVAEGEKGELVLTSLTKEAFPVIRYHTGDITRLLESECACGRTSTRISRIMGRADDMLIVRGINVFPSQIEDVLVGINEITDQFQILLKRNAHKMDEITVRVELSDNAFTGELKDLAAVKKHVENELKSVLNIRTNVDLVEKGTIPRTTGKAKRVIDHREAL, encoded by the coding sequence ATGAAATACTGGCAGCCAGAATATGAAACCATGAAAAAAGATGAAATGCGCCAATTACAGTTAAAACGACTAAAAAAAACGGCTGCAAGCGTCTATGAAAATGTTCCTTTCTACAATGACAAATTTAAAGAGCTTGGTGTCTCCCCTGAAAATATCAGTTCAGTTGATGATATAACAAATCTTCCCATCACAAAAAAACCAGACCTCCGTGCCAATTATCCTTTCGGACTTTTCGCAACTCCTAAAAAAGATGTAGTCCGTATTCATGCATCCTCGGGAACCAGTGGAAAGCCCACGGTTGTCGGATATACAGAAAGTGATATTCGTACATGGGCAGACATGATGGCCCGTGATCTTAAAATGGCAGGAGTTGGACCGGACGATGTTTTCCAGAATTCACTGAATTATGGACTTTTCACAGGCGGTCTTGGCTTCCATAACGGTGCTGAAAGGCTTGGTGCAATGACCGTTCCCGCGGGCACCGGCAATACCGCCAGGCAACTTGAAATGATGCAGGACTTTGGAGTAACTGTAATTAATTGTACTCCTTCTTATGCCCTCTATCTTGCTGAAACTGCAGAAGAGATGGATATTCTGGATAAACTTTCATTACGTATAGGCACCTTTGGAGGAGAACCCTGGTCATCCAGCACACGAAAAGATATTGAGAATGTCTTTGGAATGAAGGCTTATGATTCCTATGGTCTATCAGAACTTATCGGTCCAGGGGTTGCTTTTGAGTGTGAAGAGCAGGATGGGTTGCATATATGGGACGATCATTTCCTTGTAGAGGTACTGGATTCGAATGGGGAACAGGTGGCCGAGGGGGAAAAAGGTGAACTTGTCCTGACATCCCTTACCAAGGAAGCCTTCCCTGTAATACGCTACCATACAGGTGATATTACCCGATTACTTGAATCCGAATGTGCATGCGGAAGGACAAGCACTCGAATTTCCCGTATAATGGGAAGGGCAGATGATATGTTAATCGTACGTGGAATTAATGTATTCCCATCCCAGATTGAGGATGTGCTTGTGGGTATCAATGAGATTACCGATCAGTTCCAGATACTGCTCAAACGTAATGCACATAAAATGGATGAAATCACTGTTAGGGTTGAACTTTCCGACAATGCTTTTACAGGGGAACTGAAAGATCTGGCTGCTGTTAAAAAACATGTCGAAAATGAACTTAAAAGTGTGCTGAATATACGCACCAATGTTGATCTTGTGGAAAAAGGTACGATTCCCCGCACCACTGGAAAAGCAAAACGTGTAATCGATCATCGTGAAGCACTCTAA